One genomic region from Parerythrobacter aestuarii encodes:
- a CDS encoding endonuclease domain-containing protein has protein sequence MKQYGKGTSGTVDRARILRRDMTEAEKLLWLKLRKAFPEAKFRRQSPVPPYCADFLSYRHKLVIEADGGQHDLNDPAEIARTRHLERQGFRVLRFWNHDILANIDGVLETVRHAICGGNNAQ, from the coding sequence GTGAAGCAATACGGCAAGGGCACCTCCGGCACGGTCGATCGCGCGCGAATTTTGCGGCGTGATATGACCGAGGCCGAGAAGCTCCTGTGGCTCAAATTGCGCAAAGCGTTTCCTGAGGCGAAGTTCCGGCGGCAGTCGCCGGTACCGCCCTACTGCGCAGACTTTCTGAGTTACCGGCACAAGCTGGTCATCGAAGCCGACGGCGGTCAGCATGATCTGAACGATCCGGCCGAAATCGCGCGCACCCGGCATCTTGAACGACAAGGCTTCCGCGTCCTGCGCTTCTGGAACCACGATATCCTTGCCAATATCGACGGTGTGCTGGAAACTGTTCGACACGCTATTTGTGGAGGCAATAATGCCCAGTGA
- a CDS encoding GntP family permease, with the protein MLGMIGLLAGLALLIWLALRDVNIIFASVICSLVVIATNALPLAESLTQAYTFGDLGAFTFAGRFFLLFAAGAVFGKVMGESHAATAIAMALVRRLGAHRALWITVLACALLTYGGVVVFVVIFAMYPLGLRLLKEADIPKRLFCGALALGAGTFTLTALPGTPSIHNVIPTLTLGTDLFAAPLLGLFGGTIMFVLGMAYLERERVKAQAAGERFEPGPRDVIPDLDEVAHDLPHWALALLPLVLVIGTILAPRLATMLGVGADVPLIAFASGQPILWPAIALILGSVVALGLFPAVRRRPLGVLGEGTQDAILPLMATSAVIGFGGVVVQTAGFASFTQFMLGADVPPLLSMFGAISTVSGITGSASGGLQIFMATLAEPYLALGIEPQELHRLVAMASGGFDSLPHCGAVIAMLTVTGLTHKQAYKDVGMVTVVVPVVATLATIALAMAT; encoded by the coding sequence ATGCTGGGAATGATCGGCCTGTTGGCCGGGCTGGCGCTGTTGATCTGGCTGGCGCTGCGTGACGTTAATATCATCTTCGCCTCAGTGATCTGTTCGCTGGTGGTGATTGCCACCAATGCGTTGCCGCTCGCCGAGAGCCTGACGCAGGCTTACACTTTTGGCGATCTTGGTGCCTTTACCTTTGCCGGGCGGTTTTTCCTGCTGTTTGCGGCAGGCGCTGTGTTCGGCAAGGTGATGGGCGAGAGCCATGCCGCCACTGCCATCGCCATGGCGCTGGTTCGTCGGCTCGGCGCGCACCGGGCGCTGTGGATCACAGTGCTCGCCTGCGCGCTGCTCACTTATGGCGGGGTGGTGGTGTTCGTGGTGATCTTCGCCATGTACCCGCTTGGCCTGCGGCTGCTGAAGGAAGCCGATATTCCCAAGCGGCTGTTCTGCGGTGCGCTGGCGCTGGGCGCGGGCACGTTCACGCTCACTGCGCTCCCCGGTACGCCCTCGATCCACAATGTAATCCCTACGCTGACACTGGGGACGGACCTCTTCGCTGCCCCGCTGCTGGGCCTGTTCGGCGGTACCATCATGTTCGTGCTGGGGATGGCCTATCTCGAACGCGAGCGAGTGAAGGCGCAGGCGGCCGGCGAACGGTTCGAGCCCGGCCCACGCGATGTCATTCCGGATCTTGATGAGGTCGCGCATGACCTGCCGCATTGGGCGCTCGCCCTGCTGCCGCTGGTGCTGGTGATCGGCACAATCCTCGCGCCGCGACTAGCCACGATGCTGGGCGTCGGTGCGGACGTGCCGTTGATCGCTTTCGCCAGCGGCCAGCCGATCCTGTGGCCGGCCATCGCGCTGATCCTCGGCAGCGTCGTTGCGCTCGGGTTGTTCCCCGCCGTGCGCCGCCGCCCGCTTGGCGTATTGGGCGAAGGGACGCAGGATGCGATCCTGCCGCTGATGGCGACCAGCGCGGTGATCGGTTTCGGCGGGGTCGTGGTGCAGACCGCCGGTTTCGCCAGCTTTACGCAGTTCATGCTCGGTGCCGACGTGCCGCCGCTGCTTTCGATGTTCGGGGCCATCAGCACGGTTTCAGGGATTACCGGCTCGGCCTCGGGCGGCTTGCAGATTTTCATGGCAACTCTGGCGGAGCCGTATCTCGCGCTGGGTATCGAGCCCCAGGAGCTGCACCGGCTCGTCGCGATGGCCAGCGGCGGTTTCGATTCGCTGCCGCACTGCGGGGCGGTGATCGCGATGCTGACAGTGACCGGCCTGACGCACAAACAGGCCTACAAGGATGTCGGCATGGTCACCGTGGTCGTGCCGGTCGTAGCCACGCTGGCAACGATTGCGCTGGCGATGGCGACCTGA
- a CDS encoding ribonucleotide-diphosphate reductase subunit beta — MSLLEARKTYKPFEYPWAYDFWKRQQQIHWMPEEVPLGEDCRDWAQKITEHERNLLTQIFRFFTQADVEVQDCYHDKYGRVFKPTEIKMMLTAFSNMETVHIAAYSHLLDTIGMPESEYSAFLEYEEMKDKHDFLQQFGVDTDEDIARTLAAFGGFTEGLQLFASFAMLMNFPRFNKMKGMGQIVSWSVRDESLHCEGIVRLFHEFVRERDCLTKAVKEDLIDICQKTVRLEDNFIDLAFEMGPVSGMSAKEIKKYIRYIADWRLGQLGLQPIYMVDDHPLPWLAPLLNGVEHANFFETRATEYSKAATKGNWNDVWSTFDKRSKAKAANEEEAVDEGPDMFGDEGGSAGSVAAE, encoded by the coding sequence ATGTCGTTGCTCGAAGCCCGCAAGACCTACAAGCCCTTTGAATATCCGTGGGCCTACGACTTCTGGAAACGGCAGCAGCAGATCCACTGGATGCCCGAAGAAGTGCCGCTGGGCGAGGATTGCCGCGACTGGGCGCAGAAGATCACCGAGCATGAGCGCAACCTGCTCACCCAGATCTTCCGCTTCTTCACCCAGGCCGATGTCGAGGTGCAGGATTGCTACCACGACAAATACGGCCGCGTGTTCAAGCCGACCGAGATCAAGATGATGCTGACCGCGTTCAGCAACATGGAGACGGTCCACATTGCGGCCTATTCGCACCTGCTCGACACCATCGGCATGCCTGAAAGCGAATACAGCGCCTTCCTCGAATATGAGGAAATGAAGGACAAGCACGACTTCTTGCAGCAGTTCGGCGTGGACACTGACGAGGATATCGCGCGCACGCTGGCGGCGTTCGGCGGCTTCACCGAAGGGCTGCAGCTGTTCGCCAGCTTCGCCATGCTGATGAACTTCCCGCGCTTCAACAAGATGAAGGGCATGGGCCAGATCGTCAGCTGGTCGGTCCGCGACGAGAGCCTGCACTGCGAAGGCATCGTGCGGCTGTTCCACGAATTCGTGCGCGAGCGCGACTGCCTGACCAAGGCGGTGAAGGAAGACCTGATCGACATCTGCCAGAAGACCGTGCGGCTGGAGGATAACTTCATCGACCTCGCCTTCGAAATGGGCCCGGTCAGCGGCATGAGCGCGAAGGAAATCAAGAAGTACATCCGCTACATCGCCGACTGGCGGCTGGGCCAGCTCGGCCTGCAGCCGATCTACATGGTCGACGACCACCCGCTCCCCTGGCTCGCCCCGCTCTTGAACGGCGTGGAGCACGCCAACTTCTTCGAAACCCGCGCGACCGAATATTCCAAGGCCGCGACCAAGGGCAACTGGAACGACGTGTGGTCGACCTTCGACAAACGCAGCAAGGCCAAGGCCGCCAATGAGGAAGAGGCGGTGGACGAGGGGCCGGATATGTTTGGCGACGAGGGCGGCAGCGCCGGGAGTGTGGCGGCGGAGTAG
- a CDS encoding VOC family protein, with the protein MTGVLAALLALAATPALAHPEHDEPAAAPAMEPRLSFVTLGVADMERAIAFYRDGLGLPMEGEGEADGIAMFKLGSTRLALYPRGELAADATVPDAPNGNFSGITLSHNVASKEAVDTLLAKATSLGAKLLKPGQDAFWGGYSGYFADPDGHLWEVAWNPFLPLDDPAGLPPRGPGSNTALTAPITVGGPLSVIISDVVIPAGGQVPRHCHPGQEFLYMVEGSATHVEHGKPDRQLGPGDAYVIPAGAIHSPIGGPEGGRAVVFRVHVEGQPERVAVPEGDDNSACLVAGGDHGE; encoded by the coding sequence GTGACAGGCGTTTTGGCCGCCCTCCTCGCTCTCGCCGCCACTCCCGCGCTGGCCCATCCCGAACATGACGAGCCCGCCGCGGCACCAGCGATGGAGCCGCGGCTTTCGTTTGTGACGCTGGGCGTGGCCGACATGGAGCGCGCCATCGCTTTTTATCGTGACGGGCTCGGGTTGCCGATGGAAGGCGAGGGCGAGGCCGACGGCATCGCTATGTTCAAGCTCGGCTCCACCCGCCTCGCGCTCTATCCACGCGGTGAGCTGGCGGCGGATGCGACTGTGCCCGATGCGCCCAACGGGAATTTCTCAGGTATTACCCTGTCGCACAATGTGGCTTCGAAGGAAGCGGTCGATACCCTGCTGGCCAAGGCGACAAGTCTTGGTGCCAAGCTGCTCAAGCCGGGGCAAGATGCGTTCTGGGGCGGCTACTCCGGCTACTTTGCCGACCCTGACGGGCATCTGTGGGAAGTGGCGTGGAACCCGTTCCTGCCGCTTGATGATCCCGCCGGCCTGCCGCCGCGCGGGCCGGGCTCCAACACCGCGCTGACCGCGCCGATCACGGTCGGCGGTCCCTTGAGCGTCATCATTTCGGACGTGGTCATCCCTGCGGGCGGGCAGGTGCCGCGGCACTGCCATCCGGGGCAGGAATTCCTCTACATGGTCGAAGGTAGCGCGACCCATGTCGAGCATGGCAAGCCCGACCGGCAGCTGGGACCGGGCGATGCCTATGTCATCCCAGCAGGCGCGATCCATTCGCCCATCGGTGGGCCCGAGGGCGGCCGCGCAGTGGTGTTCCGGGTCCATGTCGAAGGCCAGCCCGAGCGCGTCGCCGTGCCCGAGGGTGACGACAACTCGGCCTGCCTCGTTGCGGGAGGCGATCATGGCGAATGA
- a CDS encoding energy transducer TonB family protein, whose amino-acid sequence MKSLIHTAVALALGATTLTPAFANTAQEDIIVSPSRAMQAWRADVSRDLSRNLDLADRWGQYNSDSGIVQVRFTLDENGRPVDLETYRSSGSVSADRAAMWAVRRLSGLDEGPARIGKGTTFQANIIFAETRAEQEQLSEKLAWIERNRLALGSIERNVIALGQ is encoded by the coding sequence ATGAAGTCCCTTATCCATACCGCCGTGGCCTTGGCGCTTGGCGCCACCACACTGACCCCCGCCTTTGCCAACACCGCGCAGGAAGACATTATCGTATCGCCCAGCCGGGCCATGCAAGCCTGGCGCGCCGATGTGTCGCGCGACCTCAGTCGCAACCTCGACCTCGCTGACCGCTGGGGCCAATACAATTCCGACAGCGGCATTGTGCAGGTCCGCTTCACGCTCGACGAAAATGGCCGCCCGGTCGACCTTGAGACCTATCGCAGCTCGGGCTCGGTCAGCGCCGACCGCGCAGCCATGTGGGCCGTGCGTCGTCTGTCCGGCCTTGATGAAGGCCCTGCCCGGATCGGCAAGGGCACGACCTTCCAGGCCAATATCATCTTCGCGGAGACCCGGGCCGAGCAGGAGCAGCTATCCGAAAAGCTGGCCTGGATCGAGCGCAACCGCCTCGCCCTGGGCAGCATCGAACGCAATGTGATCGCGCTCGGCCAATAG
- a CDS encoding GGDEF domain-containing protein has translation MSALQPEPKRSELELAVQRAVAEQWRFSQWPPVLKQDYGRSRESDARQVLYHLQVIGLIVAILSIAIDVVALSDQAMRGALLRGLLVIPPALLGVIFAKRWSLRPLKLVAGMSIVAFGTITVHLASLADPVNATRYTMATTFLLGMAGLLLPFVLDEAIAFMVAFCTATLAIGLWPNPLPAGLMLEHLVMTLIVAGAILAIAIRNGELRARTYLYAVRDKFIQGELEQTVQVLRELSEKDGLTGLANRRAFRSVFLQTYANPPPEELSGVSLLMIDLDHFKAFNDNYGHPAGDRALRAVARCLDHAFNAHGGHVARFGGEEFIGALHCHTIADAESFAELVCHEIRALKIPVRRDEAQSVTASIGVASTGAGAKVDLCNLTARADRALYHAKETGRDQVVLSERIELRVDRLAS, from the coding sequence ATGTCCGCTCTCCAGCCTGAACCCAAGCGCTCCGAACTAGAGCTGGCCGTCCAGCGCGCAGTGGCGGAACAGTGGCGGTTTTCGCAATGGCCGCCAGTGCTCAAGCAAGACTACGGGCGATCCCGCGAAAGCGATGCCCGCCAGGTGCTCTACCACCTCCAGGTGATCGGCCTGATCGTGGCAATACTTTCCATTGCCATCGACGTAGTGGCGCTGTCCGACCAGGCTATGCGTGGTGCGCTGCTGCGGGGCCTGCTGGTCATCCCGCCTGCGCTGCTGGGCGTGATCTTTGCCAAGCGGTGGAGCCTGCGCCCGCTGAAACTGGTCGCTGGCATGTCCATCGTCGCCTTCGGCACCATTACGGTCCACCTCGCCAGCCTGGCCGATCCGGTCAACGCGACACGCTACACCATGGCGACCACTTTCCTGCTTGGCATGGCCGGGCTGCTGCTGCCCTTCGTGCTCGACGAAGCGATCGCCTTCATGGTCGCGTTCTGCACCGCCACGCTGGCGATTGGCCTTTGGCCCAACCCGTTGCCGGCCGGGCTGATGCTGGAACACCTGGTCATGACGCTGATCGTGGCCGGTGCCATCCTCGCCATCGCCATTCGCAACGGCGAATTGCGTGCCCGCACCTATCTCTATGCCGTGCGCGACAAGTTCATCCAGGGCGAACTGGAACAGACTGTGCAGGTCCTGCGCGAACTGTCGGAGAAAGATGGGCTGACCGGGCTCGCCAACCGCCGCGCGTTTCGCAGCGTATTCCTGCAAACCTATGCCAACCCGCCGCCGGAAGAGCTGAGCGGGGTATCGCTGCTGATGATCGATCTTGATCACTTCAAGGCCTTCAACGACAATTACGGGCATCCCGCCGGCGACCGCGCCCTGCGTGCGGTGGCGCGCTGCCTCGACCATGCTTTCAATGCGCATGGCGGCCATGTCGCCCGCTTCGGCGGCGAAGAGTTCATCGGCGCATTGCATTGCCACACGATCGCCGATGCGGAATCCTTTGCCGAACTGGTCTGCCACGAAATCCGCGCGCTCAAGATCCCGGTCCGGCGCGATGAAGCGCAATCGGTCACTGCCAGCATCGGCGTCGCTTCAACCGGTGCCGGGGCCAAGGTCGACCTGTGCAACCTCACCGCCCGGGCCGACCGCGCGCTCTATCATGCCAAGGAAACCGGGCGCGACCAGGTGGTCCTGTCCGAACGCATCGAGCTCAGGGTCGATCGGCTGGCGAGCTAA
- a CDS encoding alpha/beta fold hydrolase, translated as MPEITANGITIHYDEHGPADGEPLLLIMGFGAQMTLWPQDLVDALAGHGFRVIRHDNRDIGLSHKFHGVKAPGMVRHTIFRKLGLKPKVPYTLGDMADDSAGLLDALGIDRAHIVGGSMGGMIAQHVAARHPHKTRSLTSVFSTTGNPKLPKAKKEAMEVLVKRPESLDEEVLVAHGMKVARTIGSPAYQSSDEKLEERTRNAVRRSVYPEGPLRQMAAIIADGERTNMLKDLSVPTLVLHGEDDPLIPVEHGHATAAAIPGAKIKTIPGWGHDLPVELASEIADAIAAHARASA; from the coding sequence GTGCCAGAAATCACTGCCAACGGCATCACCATCCATTATGACGAGCACGGTCCGGCCGACGGCGAGCCGTTGCTGCTGATCATGGGCTTCGGCGCGCAGATGACCCTGTGGCCGCAGGACCTCGTCGATGCGCTGGCGGGTCACGGCTTCCGCGTCATCCGGCACGACAACCGCGACATCGGGCTCAGCCACAAGTTCCACGGGGTCAAGGCGCCGGGCATGGTGCGGCACACGATCTTCCGCAAGCTCGGGCTCAAGCCCAAGGTGCCCTACACGTTGGGCGATATGGCCGATGACAGCGCCGGGCTACTCGATGCGCTGGGGATCGATCGCGCGCATATCGTTGGCGGCAGCATGGGCGGGATGATCGCCCAGCACGTCGCCGCGCGCCACCCGCACAAGACCCGGTCGCTCACTTCGGTGTTCTCGACCACTGGCAACCCGAAGCTGCCGAAGGCGAAGAAGGAAGCGATGGAAGTGCTGGTGAAGCGACCCGAATCGCTCGATGAGGAAGTGTTGGTGGCGCACGGGATGAAGGTCGCCCGCACGATCGGCTCGCCGGCCTACCAGTCCTCTGACGAGAAGCTGGAGGAGCGCACCCGCAATGCCGTGCGCCGCAGCGTCTACCCTGAAGGCCCGCTGCGCCAGATGGCCGCGATCATCGCCGATGGCGAGCGCACCAACATGCTCAAGGACCTGTCAGTGCCGACGCTGGTGCTGCATGGCGAGGACGATCCGCTGATTCCGGTCGAGCATGGCCATGCGACTGCTGCGGCAATTCCCGGGGCCAAGATCAAGACTATCCCGGGATGGGGGCACGATTTGCCGGTCGAGCTGGCGAGCGAAATCGCGGATGCCATTGCTGCCCACGCGCGCGCGTCGGCTTAG
- the nadB gene encoding L-aspartate oxidase has product MTDVTHDVLVIGSGAAGLTAALALAQDKKVLVLAKGSLTGGSTAWAQGGIAAVLDAGDTFENHIRDTMVAGAGLNRRETVEFVIENAPASIERLIELGVPFNRESGDLHLTREGGHSHRRIVHVDDATGWAVQAALLKAAENNPNITLLPGRSCIDLITGRHGEVFSGAGRVWGAYALDEATGTVEKHVARATIMAAGGAGRVYLFSTAPRGATGDGIAMAWRAGCRVSNMEMMQFHPTCLYNLEVKNFLITEAVRGEGGHLLHPETGHRYMADYDPERMELAPRDIVARANDDQIKRYGLDYVHLDISHQPPEFVKGHFPTIYDKLMGLGIDMTKQPIPVVPAQHYTCGGILIGLDARTDLPGLWAAGECTESGLHGANRLASNSLLECFVFGEAAAKDILENWDDLSDPPAIRDWDESRVTDSDEEVVIKQNWTEIRRFMWNYVGIVRTTKRLERAAHRIKLLKAEVGDYYGHFRVTTDLIELRNLLQSAELIVKSALARHESRGLHYTLDHPTTDEVARDTVLVP; this is encoded by the coding sequence ATGACAGACGTGACGCACGACGTACTCGTAATCGGCTCCGGCGCGGCCGGGCTCACTGCTGCGTTGGCGCTGGCGCAGGATAAGAAAGTGCTGGTGCTGGCCAAGGGTTCGCTCACCGGCGGCAGCACGGCCTGGGCGCAGGGCGGGATCGCCGCCGTGCTCGATGCGGGCGACACCTTCGAGAACCATATCCGCGACACCATGGTCGCCGGGGCCGGGCTCAACCGGCGCGAGACGGTGGAATTCGTGATCGAGAACGCCCCCGCCTCGATCGAGCGGCTGATCGAGCTCGGCGTGCCCTTCAATCGCGAAAGCGGCGATTTGCACCTCACGCGCGAAGGCGGGCACAGCCACCGCCGCATCGTCCATGTCGACGATGCCACCGGCTGGGCGGTGCAGGCGGCGCTGCTCAAGGCGGCGGAGAACAATCCCAACATCACCCTGCTGCCGGGGCGCAGCTGCATCGACCTCATCACCGGGCGCCATGGCGAGGTGTTCTCAGGTGCGGGCCGGGTGTGGGGTGCCTATGCGCTCGATGAAGCCACCGGCACGGTCGAGAAGCATGTTGCCAGGGCCACCATCATGGCGGCGGGCGGCGCAGGCCGCGTCTACCTGTTCTCGACCGCGCCGCGCGGCGCGACGGGAGACGGGATCGCCATGGCCTGGCGCGCGGGGTGCCGCGTCTCCAACATGGAGATGATGCAGTTCCACCCGACCTGCCTGTACAACCTCGAGGTCAAGAACTTCCTCATCACCGAGGCGGTGCGTGGTGAAGGCGGGCACTTGCTGCATCCCGAAACCGGGCATCGCTATATGGCCGACTACGACCCGGAGCGGATGGAGCTGGCCCCGCGCGATATCGTCGCCCGCGCCAATGACGACCAGATCAAGCGCTATGGTCTCGACTATGTCCATCTCGACATCAGCCACCAGCCGCCCGAATTCGTGAAGGGGCATTTCCCGACCATTTACGACAAGCTGATGGGCCTCGGCATCGACATGACCAAGCAACCGATCCCGGTGGTCCCGGCGCAGCATTATACCTGCGGCGGGATCCTCATCGGGCTCGACGCGCGGACCGATTTGCCAGGGCTGTGGGCAGCGGGAGAATGCACTGAGAGCGGGCTGCACGGTGCCAATCGCCTTGCCTCGAACTCGCTGCTCGAATGCTTCGTCTTTGGTGAAGCGGCGGCGAAGGACATCCTTGAAAACTGGGATGACTTGTCCGATCCGCCCGCGATCAGGGACTGGGACGAGAGCCGCGTCACCGATTCCGACGAGGAAGTCGTCATCAAGCAGAACTGGACAGAGATTCGCCGCTTCATGTGGAACTATGTCGGCATTGTCCGCACCACCAAGCGACTCGAACGCGCGGCGCACCGGATCAAGCTGCTCAAGGCCGAAGTGGGCGATTATTACGGCCACTTCCGCGTCACCACCGACCTCATCGAACTGCGTAACCTGTTGCAATCGGCCGAGCTGATCGTGAAGAGCGCGCTCGCCCGCCACGAGAGCCGCGGCCTGCACTATACGCTCGACCATCCCACGACCGACGAAGTGGCGCGCGATACGGTGTTGGTGCCTTAG
- a CDS encoding ribonucleoside-diphosphate reductase subunit alpha, with translation MDFKAGDDRAMDAEALDTIDAATDAPEAKAPKTDSKKAVSMEKQDSGSEELVAEAAAGAIAEAAKAAAKPADDSKKVNDRRFTIAIDESRDANLTEFGKETLIDRYLLPGEKFQDLFARVADAYADDQDHAQRLYDYISQLWFMPATPVLSNGGTNRGLPISCYLNSVSDSLDGIVGTWNENVWLASKGGGIGTYWGNVRGIGEPVGLNGKTSGIIPFVRVMDSLTLAISQGSLRRGSAACYIDIHHPEIEEFLEIRKPSGDFNRKALNLHHGVLLTDEFMEAVRAGEEFELKSPKTGEVRGKVDARSLFQKLVETRLATGEPYIVFSDTVNRMMPKHHRDLGLKVSTSNLCSEITLPTGIDHLGNDRTAVCCLSSLNLEKWDEWNGEKRFVEDVMRFLDNVLQDYIDRAPDEMARAKYSAARERSVGMGVMGFHSFLQSKNLPLEGPMAKAWNMKMFQHINAKACEASMLLAQERGACPDAEEMGAMERFSCKMAIAPTASISIICGGTSACIEPIPANIYTHKTLSGSFIVKNPYLEKLLKKKSKDSTQVWNSILEKGGSVAHLDFLTPEEKAVFKTSFEIDQRYLLEFAADRAPYIDQAQSLNLFIPADVDKWDLMMLHFQAWEKGIKSLYYLRSKSVQRAGFAGGVEADNTKDATKFELSAAAGEQTDYEECLSCQ, from the coding sequence ATGGATTTCAAGGCAGGAGATGACCGGGCTATGGATGCGGAAGCGCTGGATACGATCGATGCAGCTACCGATGCACCTGAAGCCAAGGCGCCTAAGACAGATTCGAAGAAAGCAGTAAGCATGGAAAAGCAGGATTCCGGGTCGGAAGAACTGGTCGCCGAGGCAGCTGCCGGCGCGATTGCTGAAGCGGCGAAGGCTGCTGCCAAGCCCGCCGATGACAGCAAGAAGGTCAACGACCGCCGCTTCACCATCGCCATCGACGAGTCGCGCGATGCCAATTTGACCGAATTCGGCAAGGAAACGCTGATCGACCGCTACCTGCTCCCGGGCGAGAAGTTCCAGGACCTGTTCGCGCGCGTTGCCGATGCTTATGCCGACGATCAGGACCACGCCCAGCGGCTCTATGACTACATCTCGCAGCTGTGGTTCATGCCGGCGACGCCGGTGCTCTCCAACGGCGGCACCAACCGCGGACTGCCGATCAGTTGCTACCTCAACTCGGTGTCCGACAGCCTGGACGGCATTGTCGGGACCTGGAACGAGAATGTCTGGCTGGCGTCGAAAGGTGGCGGCATCGGCACCTACTGGGGCAATGTTCGCGGCATTGGCGAGCCGGTCGGCCTCAATGGCAAGACCAGCGGCATCATTCCGTTCGTCCGCGTGATGGACTCGCTCACTCTGGCGATTTCGCAGGGCTCGCTGCGACGCGGCTCGGCGGCCTGCTACATCGACATCCACCACCCGGAGATCGAGGAGTTCCTCGAAATCCGCAAGCCCAGCGGCGACTTCAACCGCAAGGCTCTCAACCTGCATCACGGCGTGCTGCTGACCGACGAATTCATGGAAGCGGTCCGGGCCGGCGAGGAGTTCGAGCTCAAGTCACCCAAGACCGGCGAAGTGCGCGGCAAGGTCGATGCCCGCTCGCTGTTCCAGAAGCTGGTCGAAACCCGCCTTGCCACTGGCGAGCCTTACATCGTGTTCTCCGACACCGTGAACCGCATGATGCCCAAGCATCACCGCGATCTCGGCCTCAAGGTGAGCACCTCGAACCTGTGCTCCGAAATCACCCTGCCGACCGGGATCGACCATCTCGGTAACGATCGCACGGCAGTGTGCTGCCTCAGCTCGCTCAACCTCGAAAAGTGGGACGAGTGGAACGGCGAGAAGCGCTTTGTCGAAGACGTCATGCGCTTCCTCGACAACGTGCTGCAGGATTATATCGACCGCGCGCCCGACGAGATGGCGCGGGCGAAATATTCCGCTGCCCGCGAACGCTCGGTCGGCATGGGGGTGATGGGCTTCCACTCCTTCCTGCAGTCGAAGAACCTGCCGCTCGAAGGACCGATGGCCAAGGCCTGGAACATGAAGATGTTCCAGCACATCAACGCCAAGGCTTGCGAAGCCTCGATGCTGCTGGCGCAGGAACGCGGCGCGTGCCCCGATGCGGAAGAGATGGGCGCGATGGAGCGCTTCAGCTGCAAGATGGCGATCGCGCCGACCGCGTCGATCAGCATCATCTGCGGCGGTACCAGCGCCTGCATCGAACCGATCCCGGCCAATATCTATACCCACAAGACGCTGTCGGGCAGCTTCATCGTCAAGAACCCCTATCTCGAAAAACTGCTCAAGAAGAAGAGCAAGGATTCGACCCAGGTGTGGAACTCGATCCTCGAGAAGGGCGGCTCGGTCGCGCATCTCGACTTCCTGACGCCGGAAGAGAAAGCGGTGTTCAAGACCAGCTTCGAGATCGACCAGCGCTACCTGCTCGAATTCGCTGCCGACCGCGCGCCCTATATCGACCAGGCCCAGTCGCTGAACCTGTTCATCCCGGCCGATGTCGACAAGTGGGACCTGATGATGCTGCACTTCCAGGCGTGGGAGAAGGGCATCAAGTCGCTCTATTACCTGCGCTCGAAGAGCGTCCAGCGCGCCGGTTTCGCCGGCGGGGTGGAAGCCGACAACACCAAGGACGCGACCAAGTTCGAACTGAGCGCGGCCGCTGGCGAGCAGACCGATTACGAGGAATGCCTGAGCTGCCAGTAA